In Anolis carolinensis isolate JA03-04 unplaced genomic scaffold, rAnoCar3.1.pri scaffold_14, whole genome shotgun sequence, the following proteins share a genomic window:
- the tdrd10 gene encoding tudor domain-containing protein 10 isoform X2, whose product MEVFFGNLPQKNLSGRFKSVGVKKGLILHKRPALPKPAPPKASQPPNGSQQGKPPIGPEAKDRQDDLRDPIDCSEMPDLELVAHPGPPSAEGGPPAGPPAQALLQPPVQYAVPFEMRSLFLIQMLKACFREAGWLLSAPKVSGRAALMVTESFPQTPFFWAIRLTKECPGRMEALFWALGQAESGSAFLSKREAQRGGRCLAECPIGEEGSAWNRAWILERVGDLAVVFFVDFGHSATRPLTSLRKLEEDTWWSVGPLAQPFMLQGQVFPPHVMRRRIVEGTVAGPLEREPHILKFVLQGEVPKDSGEV is encoded by the exons ATGGAAGTATTTTTTGGAAACCTGCCTCAG AAGAATCTCTCCGGCCGTTTCAAGAGCGTTGGGGTCAAGAAAGGCCTGATCCTGCACAAGAG GCCAGCACTTCCCAAGCCGGCCCCCCCCAAAGCGTCTCAGCCTCCAAATGGGTCCCAACAGGGAAAACCACCCATCGGGCCGGAAGCCAAGGACCGTCAAGATGACCTCCGGGACCCCATTGACTGCTCTGAGATGCCG GATTTGGAGCTTGTGGCCCACCCCGGACCCCCGTCGGCGGAAGGCG GCCCCCCCGCCGGACCCCCAGCCCAGGCCCTCCTCCAGCCCCCGGTCCAGTATGCCGTCCCCTTCGAAATGAG GAGCCTCTTCCTGATCCAGATGCTCAAGGCCTGCTTCCGGGAGGCCGGCTGGCTGCTCTCCGCCCCCAAGGTCTCCGGCCGGGCCGCCCTGATGGTCACCGAGTCCTTCCCGCAGACGCCCTTCTTCTGGGCCATACGCCTCACCAAG GAGTGTCCCGGGCGGATGGAGGCGCTGTTCTGGGCGTTGGGCCAAGCGGAGTCCGGGTCGGCGTTCCTGAGCAagcgggaggcccagcgcggggGGCGGTGCCTGGCCGAGTGCCCCATCGGGGAGGAGGGCAGCGCGTGGAACCG GGCCTGGATCCTGGAGCGGGTGGGCGACCTGGCCGTGGTCTTCTTTGTGGACTTTGGCCATTCGGCCACCCGGCCGCTGACCTCTCTGCGGAAGCTGGAGGAGGACACGTGGTGGTCCGTCGGCCCCCTGGCCCAGCCCTTCATGCTCCAAGGCC AGGTCTTCCCGCCGCACGTCATGAGGAGACGGATCGTGGAAGGGACGGTGGCCGGTCCTTTGGAGAGGGAG CCCCACATCTTGAAGTTCGTCCTCCAAGGAGAAGTCCCGAAAGATTCCGGCGAAGTCTAG
- the tdrd10 gene encoding tudor domain-containing protein 10 isoform X4 has protein sequence MPALPKPAPPKASQPPNGSQQGKPPIGPEAKDRQDDLRDPIDCSEMPDLELVAHPGPPSAEGGPPAGPPAQALLQPPVQYAVPFEMRSLFLIQMLKACFREAGWLLSAPKVSGRAALMVTESFPQTPFFWAIRLTKECPGRMEALFWALGQAESGSAFLSKREAQRGGRCLAECPIGEEGSAWNRAWILERVGDLAVVFFVDFGHSATRPLTSLRKLEEDTWWSVGPLAQPFMLQGQVFPPHVMRRRIVEGTVAGPLEREPHILKFVLQGEVPKDSGEV, from the exons at GCCAGCACTTCCCAAGCCGGCCCCCCCCAAAGCGTCTCAGCCTCCAAATGGGTCCCAACAGGGAAAACCACCCATCGGGCCGGAAGCCAAGGACCGTCAAGATGACCTCCGGGACCCCATTGACTGCTCTGAGATGCCG GATTTGGAGCTTGTGGCCCACCCCGGACCCCCGTCGGCGGAAGGCG GCCCCCCCGCCGGACCCCCAGCCCAGGCCCTCCTCCAGCCCCCGGTCCAGTATGCCGTCCCCTTCGAAATGAG GAGCCTCTTCCTGATCCAGATGCTCAAGGCCTGCTTCCGGGAGGCCGGCTGGCTGCTCTCCGCCCCCAAGGTCTCCGGCCGGGCCGCCCTGATGGTCACCGAGTCCTTCCCGCAGACGCCCTTCTTCTGGGCCATACGCCTCACCAAG GAGTGTCCCGGGCGGATGGAGGCGCTGTTCTGGGCGTTGGGCCAAGCGGAGTCCGGGTCGGCGTTCCTGAGCAagcgggaggcccagcgcggggGGCGGTGCCTGGCCGAGTGCCCCATCGGGGAGGAGGGCAGCGCGTGGAACCG GGCCTGGATCCTGGAGCGGGTGGGCGACCTGGCCGTGGTCTTCTTTGTGGACTTTGGCCATTCGGCCACCCGGCCGCTGACCTCTCTGCGGAAGCTGGAGGAGGACACGTGGTGGTCCGTCGGCCCCCTGGCCCAGCCCTTCATGCTCCAAGGCC AGGTCTTCCCGCCGCACGTCATGAGGAGACGGATCGTGGAAGGGACGGTGGCCGGTCCTTTGGAGAGGGAG CCCCACATCTTGAAGTTCGTCCTCCAAGGAGAAGTCCCGAAAGATTCCGGCGAAGTCTAG
- the tdrd10 gene encoding tudor domain-containing protein 10 isoform X1 yields the protein MEYLLGPVPLLRTRNSAMEVFFGNLPQKNLSGRFKSVGVKKGLILHKRPALPKPAPPKASQPPNGSQQGKPPIGPEAKDRQDDLRDPIDCSEMPDLELVAHPGPPSAEGGPPAGPPAQALLQPPVQYAVPFEMRSLFLIQMLKACFREAGWLLSAPKVSGRAALMVTESFPQTPFFWAIRLTKECPGRMEALFWALGQAESGSAFLSKREAQRGGRCLAECPIGEEGSAWNRAWILERVGDLAVVFFVDFGHSATRPLTSLRKLEEDTWWSVGPLAQPFMLQGQVFPPHVMRRRIVEGTVAGPLEREPHILKFVLQGEVPKDSGEV from the exons GAACAGCGCAATGGAAGTATTTTTTGGAAACCTGCCTCAG AAGAATCTCTCCGGCCGTTTCAAGAGCGTTGGGGTCAAGAAAGGCCTGATCCTGCACAAGAG GCCAGCACTTCCCAAGCCGGCCCCCCCCAAAGCGTCTCAGCCTCCAAATGGGTCCCAACAGGGAAAACCACCCATCGGGCCGGAAGCCAAGGACCGTCAAGATGACCTCCGGGACCCCATTGACTGCTCTGAGATGCCG GATTTGGAGCTTGTGGCCCACCCCGGACCCCCGTCGGCGGAAGGCG GCCCCCCCGCCGGACCCCCAGCCCAGGCCCTCCTCCAGCCCCCGGTCCAGTATGCCGTCCCCTTCGAAATGAG GAGCCTCTTCCTGATCCAGATGCTCAAGGCCTGCTTCCGGGAGGCCGGCTGGCTGCTCTCCGCCCCCAAGGTCTCCGGCCGGGCCGCCCTGATGGTCACCGAGTCCTTCCCGCAGACGCCCTTCTTCTGGGCCATACGCCTCACCAAG GAGTGTCCCGGGCGGATGGAGGCGCTGTTCTGGGCGTTGGGCCAAGCGGAGTCCGGGTCGGCGTTCCTGAGCAagcgggaggcccagcgcggggGGCGGTGCCTGGCCGAGTGCCCCATCGGGGAGGAGGGCAGCGCGTGGAACCG GGCCTGGATCCTGGAGCGGGTGGGCGACCTGGCCGTGGTCTTCTTTGTGGACTTTGGCCATTCGGCCACCCGGCCGCTGACCTCTCTGCGGAAGCTGGAGGAGGACACGTGGTGGTCCGTCGGCCCCCTGGCCCAGCCCTTCATGCTCCAAGGCC AGGTCTTCCCGCCGCACGTCATGAGGAGACGGATCGTGGAAGGGACGGTGGCCGGTCCTTTGGAGAGGGAG CCCCACATCTTGAAGTTCGTCCTCCAAGGAGAAGTCCCGAAAGATTCCGGCGAAGTCTAG
- the tdrd10 gene encoding tudor domain-containing protein 10 isoform X3, whose amino-acid sequence MEYLLGPVPLLRTRNSAMEVFFGNLPQKNLSGRFKSVGVKKGLILHKRPALPKPAPPKASQPPNGSQQGKPPIGPEAKDRQDDLRDPIDCSEMPDLELVAHPGPPSAEGGPPAGPPAQALLQPPVQYAVPFEMRSLFLIQMLKACFREAGWLLSAPKVSGRAALMVTESFPQTPFFWAIRLTKGLDPGAGGRPGRGLLCGLWPFGHPAADLSAEAGGGHVVVRRPPGPALHAPRPGLPAARHEETDRGRDGGRSFGEGAPHLEVRPPRRSPERFRRSLDETCSGDG is encoded by the exons GAACAGCGCAATGGAAGTATTTTTTGGAAACCTGCCTCAG AAGAATCTCTCCGGCCGTTTCAAGAGCGTTGGGGTCAAGAAAGGCCTGATCCTGCACAAGAG GCCAGCACTTCCCAAGCCGGCCCCCCCCAAAGCGTCTCAGCCTCCAAATGGGTCCCAACAGGGAAAACCACCCATCGGGCCGGAAGCCAAGGACCGTCAAGATGACCTCCGGGACCCCATTGACTGCTCTGAGATGCCG GATTTGGAGCTTGTGGCCCACCCCGGACCCCCGTCGGCGGAAGGCG GCCCCCCCGCCGGACCCCCAGCCCAGGCCCTCCTCCAGCCCCCGGTCCAGTATGCCGTCCCCTTCGAAATGAG GAGCCTCTTCCTGATCCAGATGCTCAAGGCCTGCTTCCGGGAGGCCGGCTGGCTGCTCTCCGCCCCCAAGGTCTCCGGCCGGGCCGCCCTGATGGTCACCGAGTCCTTCCCGCAGACGCCCTTCTTCTGGGCCATACGCCTCACCAAG GGCCTGGATCCTGGAGCGGGTGGGCGACCTGGCCGTGGTCTTCTTTGTGGACTTTGGCCATTCGGCCACCCGGCCGCTGACCTCTCTGCGGAAGCTGGAGGAGGACACGTGGTGGTCCGTCGGCCCCCTGGCCCAGCCCTTCATGCTCCAAGGCC AGGTCTTCCCGCCGCACGTCATGAGGAGACGGATCGTGGAAGGGACGGTGGCCGGTCCTTTGGAGAGGGAG CCCCACATCTTGAAGTTCGTCCTCCAAGGAGAAGTCCCGAAAGATTCCGGCGAAGTCTAGACGAAACTTGCTCTGGTGACGGATGA